The following coding sequences are from one Lolium rigidum isolate FL_2022 chromosome 6, APGP_CSIRO_Lrig_0.1, whole genome shotgun sequence window:
- the LOC124661605 gene encoding transcription factor WRKY19-like produces the protein MNAGSPDIRPSEGEVRGAWKCLMEGSSSSDRYMERCALATELAQVLDTVRQLEAQMGAKGVADDGGERCRALVSSMRSSVDRSIHIAMSSCCTPGAPGPGSPPSAEGSPRSGGSDQGADSRCRGANAAGQCKKRKALPKWSTQVRVNTVQDVGPLDDGFSWRKYGQKDILGAKYPRAYFRCTYRHTQSCHASKQVQRADGDPLLFDVVYHGNHTCAQCNSLQRPRHAGGGEQWQPQPTGGQELSSIISVGLKDEGLAKGLLDTPFSFQSKPAGAAETAGGSAPTSDFPAGGAFTASPFMSPATSEHQVVRNDPDVELTSTTDSQMADMEFMLQLADTDFLDNSRYF, from the exons ATGAACGCCGGCAGCCCTGACATACGGCCGAGCGAGGGAGAGGTACGAGGTGCGTGGAAGTGTTTGATGGaggggtcgtcgtcgtcggacaGGTACATGGAGAGGTGCGCCCTGGCCACGGAGCTGGCGCAGGTGCTCGACACGGTGAGGCAGCTGGAGGCGCAAATGGGCGCGAAGGGCGTCGCTGACGACGGAGGGGAGCGGTGCCGGGCTCTGGTGTCCAGCATGCGCTCCTCCGTCGATAGGTCCATCCACATCGCCATGTCGTCGTGCTGCACCCCTGGCGCTCCGGGTCCGGGGTCGCCGCCGTCCGCCGAGGGAAGTCCCCGCAGCGGCGGATCCGACCAGGGTGCCGACTCCCGCTGCCGCGGCGCCAATGCGGCCGGGCAATGCAAGAAGAG GAAAGCGTTGCCCAAGTGGAGCACGCAGGTGAGGGTGAACACCGTGCAGGACGTCGGCCCCCTCGACGACGGCTTCAGCTGGAGGAAGTACGGCCAGAAGGACATCCTCGGCGCCAAGTACCCAAG AGCCTACTtccggtgcacgtaccggcaCACGCAGAGCTGCCACGCGAGCAAGCAGGTGCAGCGCGCCGACGGCGACCCGCTGCTCTTCGACGTCGTCTACCACGGGAACCACACCTGCGCGCAGTGCAACAGCCTGCAGAGGCCGCGGCACGCAGGAGGCGGAGAACAATGGCAGCCGCAGCCTACAGGCGGGCAGGAGCTGAGCTCCATCATCTCGGTCGGACTGAAGGACGAGGGGCTCGCGAAGGGGTTGTTGGACACTCCGTTCTCCTTCCAGTCCAAGCCAGCAGGCGCCGCCGAGACCGCCGGCGGCAGCGCACCGACCAGCGACTTCCCAGCTGGCGGTGCCTTCACTGCATCCCCCTTCATGTCTCCGGCGACGTCAGAGCACCAGGTTGTCAGGAACGATCCCGACGTGGAGCTCACCTCCACGACGGACTCCCAGATGGCGGACATGGAGTTCATGCTGCAGCTGGCCGACACCGATTTCTTGGATAATTCGCGCTATTTCTAA